In one window of Candidatus Fonsibacter ubiquis DNA:
- a CDS encoding nucleotidyltransferase family protein, with amino-acid sequence MNNIPIILLVGGKGERFDYKENIPKHLVKINNKPFLIILLDYYFSNNFKIFLLPLGYKMNQYLKFFKNAKNLKNYNLNILNKKLSNFNPNKKNIFLFNAKKNSNKLQRILKTLKYIKNNPIIGACYGDTIADINFKKNLALLKKKQNQASLVCYKTRSPYGIIKIKDKYVKKFIEKPIMKDPINIGFYFFKKEIFKKKFNTTKDLETFLLPKLAKNKNLISFLHKKKHYTVNNQKDLIFLKNQVKNRKIF; translated from the coding sequence ATGAATAATATACCAATTATTTTACTTGTTGGCGGAAAAGGTGAAAGGTTTGATTATAAAGAAAATATTCCAAAGCATCTAGTTAAAATTAATAATAAACCATTCTTAATAATACTTTTAGATTATTATTTTTCTAATAATTTCAAAATATTTCTATTACCATTAGGGTATAAAATGAATCAATATTTAAAATTTTTTAAAAATGCTAAAAATTTAAAAAATTATAATCTTAATATTTTAAATAAGAAATTATCTAATTTTAATCCAAATAAAAAAAATATATTTTTATTTAATGCTAAAAAAAATTCTAATAAACTACAAAGAATATTAAAAACGCTTAAATATATTAAAAATAATCCAATTATTGGTGCATGTTACGGAGATACAATAGCTGATATTAACTTTAAAAAAAATTTAGCTCTTTTAAAAAAAAAGCAAAATCAAGCAAGCTTGGTTTGTTATAAAACTAGATCTCCTTATGGAATTATTAAAATAAAAGATAAATATGTGAAAAAATTTATAGAAAAACCTATAATGAAAGATCCAATTAATATTGGTTTTTATTTTTTTAAAAAAGAGATTTTTAAAAAAAAATTTAATACTACTAAAGATTTAGAGACTTTTTTATTGCCCAAATTAGCCAAAAATAAAAATTTAATTTCGTTTCTCCATAAGAAAAAACATTATACTGTTAATAACCAAAAAGATTTAATTTTTTTAAAAAATCAAGTTAAAAATAGAAAAATATTTTAA